In a single window of the Niabella ginsenosidivorans genome:
- a CDS encoding DUF58 domain-containing protein, producing the protein MQSFYLNKIVYYIGGAIALLFIASYFHPPLYRVAALLMIILLIAVLADAVLVYSKKKGIIATRTVPDRMSIGDENRISLHLFNNYSYPVTLSVIDELPVQFQERHWARKADLQGSQSAEIDYYLKPLTRGEYLFEDINIFVTAPLRLVTRKFRISARKTTKVYPSFMQMRRFQLLAISNRLQEAGIKKTPKLGHSMEFDNIKEYVRGDDYRTINWKATSRKGNVMVNNYTDEKSQQIYCVINKGRVMKMPFEGMTLLDYAINASLVLSNISIVKQDKAGLITFAEQQDSFIPADKRPGQMNLLLETLYKQQTRFLEADYEKLYAIVRNSITSRSLLVLFTNFESLEGLQRELPALKRTAHYHLLLVVLFENTAIKELTESRAGNLEEVYIKTIAEKFAFEKRQMVKELQQNGILSILTTPQQLTVNTINKYLELKNRAWI; encoded by the coding sequence TTGCAGTCGTTCTATCTAAATAAAATCGTTTATTATATTGGCGGGGCAATAGCATTATTGTTCATAGCAAGTTATTTTCATCCGCCGCTTTACCGGGTTGCAGCACTGCTAATGATCATCCTGCTCATAGCGGTACTTGCAGATGCAGTACTGGTTTATTCAAAAAAGAAAGGCATTATTGCTACCCGCACTGTGCCGGACCGCATGAGCATCGGAGACGAGAACAGGATCAGCCTGCATCTGTTCAACAACTATTCCTATCCTGTAACTCTTTCAGTTATTGATGAGCTGCCCGTTCAGTTCCAGGAGCGGCACTGGGCGAGGAAAGCAGACTTACAGGGCAGCCAGAGCGCTGAAATTGACTATTACCTAAAACCGCTTACCCGGGGAGAATATTTGTTTGAAGACATTAATATTTTTGTTACCGCGCCTTTACGGCTGGTAACAAGAAAGTTCAGGATCAGCGCAAGGAAAACCACAAAGGTCTACCCTTCTTTTATGCAGATGCGCCGTTTTCAGCTACTGGCCATCAGCAACCGGCTACAGGAAGCGGGGATCAAGAAAACGCCCAAACTGGGGCATAGTATGGAATTTGACAACATCAAGGAATACGTCCGTGGCGATGATTACCGTACCATCAACTGGAAGGCAACCAGCCGTAAGGGGAATGTGATGGTAAATAATTATACCGACGAAAAAAGCCAGCAGATCTATTGTGTCATCAACAAAGGGCGTGTAATGAAAATGCCCTTTGAAGGAATGACCCTGCTTGACTATGCCATTAATGCTTCCCTGGTGCTTTCCAATATTTCTATTGTAAAACAGGATAAAGCCGGGCTGATCACCTTTGCGGAGCAGCAGGACAGTTTTATTCCGGCTGATAAACGCCCCGGACAAATGAACCTGTTACTGGAAACCCTGTATAAACAACAAACACGCTTCCTGGAAGCGGATTATGAAAAGCTCTATGCCATTGTCCGTAACAGCATTACCAGCAGAAGCCTGCTGGTGCTGTTCACCAACTTTGAATCGCTGGAAGGCCTGCAGCGCGAATTGCCGGCATTGAAGCGAACAGCCCATTATCATTTGTTACTGGTAGTGCTGTTTGAAAACACAGCCATAAAGGAATTAACCGAATCCAGGGCCGGTAATCTGGAAGAAGTCTATATAAAGACCATTGCCGAAAAATTTGCTTTTGAAAAACGCCAGATGGTAAAGGAACTGCAGCAAAATGGTATATTAAGCATTTTAACTACCCCCCAGCAGCTGACCGTAAATACCATCAACAAATACCTGGAATTAAAGAACCGGGCCTGGATATAG